A genomic stretch from Pseudomonas alkylphenolica includes:
- a CDS encoding aminoacyl-tRNA deacylase: protein MRMAKTLQQCLDKAGCDYDIVPHAHSSTSLESARMAGVPAERVAKSVMLDDRHGNYLMAVLPANRHLDMSKVQATGQWHMTIESNLPHLFGDCERGAIPALGDAYSIKMLVDPTLTRQGDIYVEAGDHDHLIHMNMTQYLKLVPNAEVREVC from the coding sequence ATGCGTATGGCAAAAACCCTGCAGCAATGCCTGGACAAGGCCGGCTGCGACTATGACATCGTTCCTCACGCGCACTCATCCACCAGCCTTGAGTCGGCGCGCATGGCCGGGGTACCCGCTGAAAGAGTAGCCAAGTCGGTCATGCTCGACGACCGTCATGGCAATTACCTGATGGCTGTACTGCCCGCCAACCGTCACCTGGACATGAGCAAGGTACAGGCCACCGGCCAGTGGCACATGACGATTGAAAGCAACCTGCCTCATCTGTTCGGTGATTGCGAGCGTGGCGCCATCCCGGCGCTGGGTGATGCGTATTCGATCAAGATGCTGGTGGACCCGACGCTGACTCGCCAGGGGGATATCTATGTCGAGGCCGGCGATCACGACCACCTGATCCACATGAACATGACGCAGTACCTGAAACTGGTGCCGAACGCCGAAGTGCGTGAGGTTTGCTGA
- a CDS encoding DUF2789 domain-containing protein has product MEAPNHKFSELFKQLGLPDDPVGIDQFITSHSPLKNEIKLVDAPFWTEAQRTFLKDSIEEDADWAVMFDQLNEALRNKR; this is encoded by the coding sequence ATGGAAGCACCCAATCACAAGTTTTCGGAATTGTTCAAACAGCTGGGACTGCCCGACGATCCTGTCGGCATAGACCAGTTCATCACCAGCCATTCGCCACTCAAGAACGAGATAAAACTGGTTGATGCACCCTTCTGGACGGAGGCACAAAGGACCTTTCTCAAGGACAGTATCGAGGAAGATGCCGACTGGGCGGTGATGTTCGACCAGCTCAATGAGGCCTTGCGAAATAAACGCTGA